One Curtobacterium sp. MCLR17_032 genomic window carries:
- a CDS encoding glycoside hydrolase family 3 C-terminal domain-containing protein, which yields MTDLHTATTASSPTAERIDALLAELTTEEKVQLLTGRDFWTTWPIEKIGLRRILMSDGPSGVRGEVWDERDPSLNLPSATALSASWDRAIAKRYGAAAAVEARRKGVDVVLGPTINLHRSPLGGRHFEAFSEDPVLTGDLAASYVAGVQENGVAATPKHYIANDYETDRFTASTEVSDRALRELYLLAFEKAVTEAHAWAVMSSYNAINGVTASENDLLETPLSSEWGFDGIVVSDWTGVRSVDSAKASQDVAMPGPNPWWSEGPLLAAVQSGDVPIEAIDRKVRRILTLAARVGALEGFEPVAAQPVHVEDGVAFVREAEAEGTVLVRNTGVLPLDASAVSRIAVIGHNADQARTQGGGSATVVPSQVVSPLDGIRSAFPGATVDHAIGAVVQEGIAEFPLSTITNPATGEPGARVAFVKDGEELYVEDRGATALFWFGGDAPTREADRLDITTTYTAESTGTVRIGIGAAGRSRMWIDGALVLDEDVPFDGDQLGAAFLNPPARSVPVSVTSGQQLAIRIEHDVIQDETLGGVLAYQFGTEPSDEDPSVLIDAAVEAARTADIAVVVVGTNSKVESEGYDRSSLALPGHQDDLVRAVAAANPNTVVVVNAGSPVEMPWRNDVAAVLLTWFGGQEYGNALADVLTGAQEPGGRLPTTWPVAMADVPVLDVTPVDGKVSYDEGVHIGYRAWLRAGTEPAYPFGHGLGYTTWTIDGVTATPTVSEGDAVIVTATVANTGARAGKHVVQVYASREVSEVDRPVRWLVGFAPVRLGAGESTEVSIEVPARAFAHWDGSWRYEAGRFTLHVGGSVLDEAGTTGVELG from the coding sequence GTGACCGACCTGCACACCGCCACCACCGCCTCCAGTCCGACGGCGGAGCGCATCGACGCGCTGCTCGCTGAGCTGACCACCGAGGAGAAGGTGCAGCTGCTCACCGGGCGTGACTTCTGGACCACCTGGCCGATCGAGAAGATCGGGCTGCGCCGGATCCTCATGTCGGACGGGCCCTCCGGGGTCCGCGGCGAGGTCTGGGACGAGCGTGACCCGTCCCTCAACCTGCCGTCGGCGACCGCACTGAGCGCGTCGTGGGACCGCGCGATCGCGAAGCGCTACGGCGCTGCGGCTGCGGTGGAGGCTCGGCGCAAGGGCGTCGACGTCGTGCTCGGCCCGACGATCAACCTGCACCGATCACCCCTGGGCGGCCGGCACTTCGAGGCGTTCAGCGAGGACCCGGTGCTCACCGGCGACCTGGCCGCGTCGTACGTGGCGGGGGTGCAGGAGAACGGCGTCGCCGCGACGCCGAAGCACTACATCGCGAACGACTACGAGACCGACCGCTTCACCGCGTCGACCGAGGTCTCCGACCGGGCCCTGCGCGAGCTGTACCTGCTGGCGTTCGAGAAGGCCGTCACCGAGGCGCACGCCTGGGCCGTCATGTCGTCGTACAACGCGATCAACGGCGTGACGGCGTCGGAGAACGACCTGCTCGAGACGCCGTTGAGCTCCGAGTGGGGCTTCGACGGCATCGTCGTGTCCGACTGGACCGGTGTTCGCTCGGTCGACTCCGCGAAGGCGTCGCAGGACGTCGCGATGCCCGGCCCGAACCCGTGGTGGAGCGAGGGCCCGCTCCTCGCCGCCGTGCAGTCCGGAGACGTCCCGATCGAGGCGATCGACCGCAAGGTCCGCCGCATCCTGACCCTGGCCGCCCGGGTCGGCGCCCTCGAGGGCTTCGAGCCCGTCGCCGCGCAGCCGGTGCACGTCGAGGACGGCGTCGCGTTCGTCCGCGAAGCCGAGGCCGAGGGCACCGTGCTGGTGCGGAACACCGGCGTGCTGCCGCTCGACGCCTCCGCGGTGTCGCGCATCGCCGTGATCGGGCACAACGCCGACCAGGCCCGCACGCAGGGCGGCGGCTCGGCCACGGTCGTGCCGTCCCAGGTCGTGTCACCGCTCGACGGGATCCGCTCGGCGTTCCCCGGCGCCACGGTCGACCACGCCATCGGCGCCGTCGTGCAGGAGGGCATCGCGGAGTTCCCGCTGTCCACCATCACGAACCCGGCGACGGGGGAGCCCGGCGCCCGGGTCGCCTTCGTCAAGGACGGCGAGGAGCTGTACGTCGAGGACCGCGGCGCCACCGCACTGTTCTGGTTCGGCGGCGACGCCCCGACACGTGAGGCCGACCGACTCGACATCACCACGACGTACACGGCGGAGTCCACCGGCACCGTGCGGATCGGCATCGGTGCGGCCGGCCGGTCGCGGATGTGGATCGACGGCGCGCTCGTGCTCGACGAGGACGTGCCGTTCGACGGCGACCAGCTCGGTGCGGCCTTCCTCAACCCGCCGGCCCGTTCGGTGCCCGTGTCGGTGACCTCCGGGCAGCAGCTCGCGATCCGCATCGAGCACGACGTCATCCAGGACGAGACGCTCGGCGGGGTGCTGGCGTACCAGTTCGGCACCGAGCCGTCCGACGAGGACCCGTCGGTGCTCATCGACGCGGCGGTCGAGGCCGCCCGCACGGCCGACATCGCCGTGGTGGTCGTCGGCACGAACTCCAAGGTCGAGTCCGAGGGCTACGACCGCTCGTCGCTCGCACTGCCAGGGCACCAGGACGACCTGGTCCGTGCGGTCGCCGCGGCGAACCCGAACACGGTCGTCGTCGTGAACGCCGGTTCGCCGGTCGAGATGCCGTGGCGCAACGACGTCGCCGCGGTCCTGCTCACCTGGTTCGGCGGGCAGGAGTACGGCAACGCCCTGGCCGACGTGCTCACCGGCGCCCAGGAGCCCGGCGGACGCCTGCCCACCACCTGGCCGGTCGCGATGGCGGACGTCCCCGTGCTCGACGTCACGCCGGTCGACGGGAAGGTGTCGTACGACGAGGGCGTGCACATCGGCTACCGGGCGTGGCTCCGCGCCGGCACCGAGCCGGCGTACCCGTTCGGGCACGGACTCGGCTACACGACCTGGACGATCGACGGGGTCACCGCGACGCCGACGGTGTCGGAGGGGGATGCGGTCATCGTCACGGCGACGGTCGCGAACACCGGGGCCCGCGCCGGCAAGCACGTCGTGCAGGTCTACGCCTCGCGCGAGGTGTCCGAGGTGGACCGTCCCGTCCGGTGGTTGGTGGGCTTCGCGCCGGTCCGGCTCGGAGCGGGCGAGTCCACCGAGGTCTCGATCGAGGTCCCCGCCCGGGCGTTCGCGCACTGGGACG
- a CDS encoding MFS transporter: MANDARLVPDTPTAVAPTVGRGSPLMYTIGMPLAMFGLYIALLPPVLVAMALKVAEIAPDDQAGVLGLALGIGAFAAMVANPLAGRFSDRTAGRLGMRRPWIIGGTVVGFAALVVVATTSSTVVLVIGWAVAQIAYNATIAALTAVLPDHVTRSQRGRVAALLGLAQNLALVGGTFLVQLFSTSASQMIVPGAIGSVVVVLYAVVFRDRVLAAKPTSKLGIGQLFGSFVFNPRKHPDLGWAWLTRFMMVAAQYTAVSYLTYFLRDDIGVDKTNLANAVFQGTLWNVIGIVLTSLVAGWLSDRLGRRKLFVAVAGIVGIAGLVIIALAPSLGMVLVGEFVMGAGMGVFYAVDLALITDVLPSDQDNAKDLGVVNIAQALPQSLVPAAAPGVIAVTGGYSGFFITGAVIGLLGIFSVSRIRGVR; this comes from the coding sequence GTGGCCAACGACGCACGACTCGTCCCCGACACGCCGACCGCGGTGGCTCCCACCGTCGGACGTGGAAGCCCGCTCATGTACACGATCGGCATGCCGCTCGCGATGTTCGGTCTGTACATCGCCCTGCTGCCGCCCGTGCTCGTCGCGATGGCCCTCAAGGTCGCCGAGATCGCTCCGGATGACCAGGCGGGTGTGCTCGGCCTGGCGCTCGGCATCGGCGCGTTCGCCGCGATGGTCGCCAACCCCCTGGCGGGTCGCTTCAGCGACCGGACTGCCGGGAGGCTCGGCATGCGTCGTCCGTGGATCATCGGTGGCACGGTGGTCGGGTTCGCAGCCCTCGTGGTCGTCGCGACGACGTCCTCCACCGTCGTGCTCGTGATCGGGTGGGCCGTGGCGCAGATCGCCTACAACGCCACGATCGCGGCGCTGACGGCCGTCCTGCCGGACCACGTCACGCGATCGCAGCGCGGTCGGGTCGCGGCGCTGCTCGGGCTCGCGCAGAACCTCGCACTCGTGGGCGGAACCTTCCTGGTGCAGCTCTTCTCGACGTCGGCGTCGCAGATGATCGTCCCCGGGGCGATCGGCTCGGTCGTGGTCGTGCTGTACGCGGTGGTCTTCCGGGACCGCGTGCTCGCTGCGAAGCCGACGTCGAAGCTCGGGATCGGGCAGCTGTTCGGGTCATTCGTGTTCAACCCCCGGAAGCACCCGGACCTCGGCTGGGCGTGGCTGACGCGGTTCATGATGGTCGCGGCGCAGTACACGGCGGTCAGCTACCTCACCTACTTCCTGCGGGACGACATCGGGGTCGACAAGACGAACCTGGCGAACGCCGTGTTCCAGGGCACGCTCTGGAACGTCATCGGGATCGTCCTGACCTCGCTCGTGGCCGGGTGGCTCTCCGATCGGCTCGGCCGGCGGAAGCTGTTCGTCGCGGTCGCCGGCATCGTCGGCATCGCCGGACTCGTGATCATCGCGCTCGCCCCGTCACTCGGCATGGTCCTCGTCGGTGAGTTCGTGATGGGTGCCGGCATGGGCGTCTTCTACGCGGTCGACCTCGCACTGATCACTGACGTGCTGCCGTCCGACCAGGACAACGCGAAGGACCTCGGCGTGGTCAACATCGCCCAGGCGCTCCCGCAGTCGCTCGTACCGGCGGCCGCTCCCGGCGTGATCGCCGTCACCGGCGGGTACTCCGGGTTCTTCATCACCGGCGCCGTCATCGGGCTGCTCGGGATCTTCTCGGTCTCGCGCATCCGCGGCGTCCGCTGA
- a CDS encoding TetR/AcrR family transcriptional regulator, with product MARRGSYAKGIAKREEILTVALDLVASQGFRRTSINDIAAAVGLTQAGLLHYFDSKDDLWVEILRRRDQLDLEHDWHASDPAALLIAIVRHNVEVPGLVQMFVNLSAAAATDPEHPAHAYFRERYERSRRDLSADFRTMQQDGLLRPDVDPVELTTVLLAVSDGMQLQWLFDPSYDMARHVELVARLAIAQAVPTG from the coding sequence ATGGCACGACGAGGTTCGTACGCGAAGGGCATCGCGAAGCGCGAGGAGATCCTGACGGTCGCGCTGGACCTCGTCGCCTCGCAGGGTTTCCGACGGACGAGCATCAACGACATCGCCGCAGCCGTCGGGCTCACCCAGGCCGGCCTGCTGCACTACTTCGACTCGAAGGACGACCTGTGGGTCGAGATCCTCCGACGCCGCGACCAGCTCGACCTGGAGCACGACTGGCACGCCTCGGACCCCGCGGCGCTGCTCATCGCGATCGTCCGACACAACGTCGAGGTCCCCGGTCTCGTGCAGATGTTCGTCAACCTGTCCGCGGCGGCCGCCACCGACCCGGAACACCCGGCGCACGCCTACTTCCGGGAGCGCTACGAACGCAGCCGCCGTGACCTGTCCGCCGACTTCCGCACCATGCAGCAGGACGGCCTGCTCCGACCGGACGTCGACCCGGTCGAGCTGACGACCGTGCTGCTCGCGGTGTCCGACGGCATGCAGCTCCAGTGGCTCTTCGACCCGTCGTACGACATGGCGCGGCACGTCGAGCTGGTCGCGCGGCTCGCGATCGCGCAGGCGGTTCCTACCGGCTGA
- a CDS encoding GNAT family N-acetyltransferase has protein sequence MLPAPTTRLRFREMTPADLDDMADLLGDPRVMEFYPATKSRDDAARWIAWNQDNYAAHGFGLWIIETHAGQFVGDCGLTWQDVNGVPMLEVGYHVRATFHGQGYATEAAAACRDFARAALDATELVAIIHPDNTASERVAQKIGMTRRADDHGGPIAVRRVLGMTL, from the coding sequence ATGCTTCCCGCTCCCACCACGCGGCTCCGCTTCCGTGAGATGACCCCGGCGGACCTCGACGACATGGCCGACCTGCTCGGAGACCCGCGGGTCATGGAGTTCTACCCCGCAACGAAGAGTCGTGACGATGCGGCGCGATGGATCGCCTGGAACCAGGACAACTACGCCGCCCACGGTTTCGGACTCTGGATCATCGAGACCCACGCAGGGCAGTTCGTCGGTGACTGCGGGCTCACCTGGCAGGACGTCAACGGCGTCCCGATGCTCGAGGTCGGCTACCACGTGCGCGCGACGTTCCACGGGCAGGGCTACGCAACCGAGGCAGCGGCTGCCTGTCGGGACTTCGCTCGTGCGGCCCTCGACGCGACCGAACTCGTCGCGATCATCCATCCCGACAACACCGCCTCTGAGCGGGTCGCGCAGAAGATCGGGATGACGCGACGAGCGGACGACCACGGCGGGCCCATCGCCGTTCGTAGGGTGCTCGGGATGACGCTGTGA
- a CDS encoding 4-oxalocrotonate tautomerase family protein, whose product MPFANIKVPADTLTAESKKKLQDAVTDAIVDAYGERARPTTLVILDEVADGGWMLGGTILNEAMLGRV is encoded by the coding sequence ATGCCCTTCGCCAACATCAAGGTCCCCGCTGACACCCTGACCGCCGAGTCAAAGAAGAAGCTGCAGGACGCCGTCACCGACGCCATCGTCGACGCCTACGGGGAGCGAGCACGCCCCACCACCCTCGTCATCCTCGACGAGGTCGCCGACGGCGGTTGGATGCTCGGCGGCACCATCCTCAACGAGGCGATGCTCGGCCGCGTCTGA
- a CDS encoding SDR family oxidoreductase, translating to MTAPRVVLVTGASSGFGRLTAEALARAGHVVVAGMRATDRRNATARTELEDLAIREGLQLSAVELDVQSQQSVDDAVDSVVRSHGRIDVLVQNAGHMAYGPAEAFTPEQFMALYDVNVVGAQRVARAVLPHMRVSRSGLVVWVGSSSTRGGHPPFLAPYFAAKAGMDALAESYAAELVRFGIDTTIVVPGAFTSGTNHFTSAAVPIDAARVAAHDEEYGALRQDLTDRLAAIVPVDADVQDVADEIVRVVSLPEGTRPYRTHVDPSHDGSEVVSAVADRIRAEFYHRVGIEDLLSSNAAL from the coding sequence ATGACCGCTCCACGGGTCGTCCTCGTCACGGGTGCGTCCAGCGGCTTCGGTCGGCTGACGGCTGAGGCGCTCGCGCGGGCGGGCCACGTGGTCGTCGCGGGGATGCGCGCGACCGACCGTCGGAACGCGACGGCTCGCACCGAGCTCGAGGATCTCGCCATCCGCGAGGGCTTGCAGCTCAGCGCCGTCGAGCTCGACGTCCAGTCACAACAGTCCGTCGATGACGCCGTCGACTCGGTCGTCCGTTCGCACGGGCGGATCGACGTCCTCGTGCAGAACGCCGGCCACATGGCCTACGGCCCGGCCGAAGCGTTCACGCCCGAGCAGTTCATGGCCCTCTACGACGTCAACGTCGTCGGCGCACAACGCGTCGCCCGCGCCGTCCTGCCGCACATGCGCGTCAGCCGCTCAGGACTGGTCGTGTGGGTCGGCAGCTCATCGACCCGCGGCGGGCACCCGCCGTTCCTCGCGCCGTACTTCGCGGCGAAGGCCGGCATGGACGCCCTGGCCGAGAGCTACGCCGCGGAGCTCGTCCGCTTCGGCATCGACACCACCATCGTGGTCCCGGGAGCCTTCACCTCGGGAACGAACCACTTCACGAGCGCTGCGGTCCCGATTGACGCCGCCCGAGTCGCTGCACACGACGAGGAGTACGGGGCGCTCCGGCAGGACCTCACTGACCGCCTCGCCGCGATCGTCCCGGTGGACGCCGACGTGCAGGACGTCGCCGACGAGATCGTCCGCGTGGTCAGCCTCCCAGAGGGAACCCGCCCCTACCGGACCCACGTCGACCCCTCGCACGACGGCAGCGAGGTCGTCTCAGCGGTCGCGGACCGCATCCGCGCCGAGTTCTACCACCGCGTCGGCATCGAGGACCTGCTCTCCTCCAACGCCGCACTTTGA
- a CDS encoding SDR family oxidoreductase, whose product MSSTPERVAVVTGGSRGIGRAVSTRLAADGFTVVVNHASGTAAAAATVEQIQEVGGRAVAVQADVADEHAVAAMFDRVEADHGGVDVVVHSAGRLALSTIADQDLDVLDALHRTNIRGTFVVAQQAARRLRAGGTFVGMSTSVVGTQFPTYGAYVASKSAVEGMTLILAKELRGRDVTANVVAPGPTATELFLDGKTQEQIDTLSKVPPLERLGTPEDIAAVVAFLAGPDGHWVNGQTIRANGGMV is encoded by the coding sequence ATGAGCAGCACTCCAGAACGCGTCGCAGTCGTCACGGGGGGCTCACGCGGCATCGGCCGCGCGGTGTCGACCCGGCTGGCGGCCGACGGCTTCACGGTCGTCGTGAACCACGCCAGCGGGACGGCCGCGGCCGCCGCCACCGTCGAGCAGATCCAGGAAGTGGGCGGTCGCGCCGTCGCCGTGCAGGCCGACGTCGCCGACGAGCACGCCGTCGCCGCGATGTTCGATCGGGTCGAGGCCGACCACGGCGGCGTCGACGTCGTCGTGCACTCCGCCGGACGACTCGCACTGTCGACGATCGCCGACCAGGACCTCGACGTCCTCGACGCACTGCACCGGACGAACATCCGCGGGACCTTCGTCGTCGCGCAGCAGGCGGCGCGCAGGCTCCGGGCTGGCGGCACGTTCGTCGGCATGTCAACCTCGGTGGTCGGGACGCAGTTCCCGACTTACGGCGCCTACGTCGCGAGCAAGAGCGCCGTCGAAGGCATGACGCTGATCCTGGCGAAGGAGCTCCGCGGCCGGGACGTCACGGCGAACGTGGTGGCCCCGGGACCGACGGCGACGGAGCTGTTCCTCGACGGCAAGACCCAGGAGCAGATCGACACGCTGTCGAAGGTCCCGCCCCTCGAGCGGCTCGGCACGCCGGAGGACATCGCGGCGGTCGTGGCGTTCCTCGCCGGACCCGACGGCCACTGGGTCAACGGCCAGACCATTCGCGCCAACGGCGGGATGGTCTGA
- a CDS encoding TetR/AcrR family transcriptional regulator has translation MARSDEALRSALLRAAEEQLVAAPDGDIATRAVCEAVGVTQPVLYRVFGDKRGLLDALADVGLERYAARKAELEVSDDPSADLRRGWDDHLAFAREHAALYRLMFAPRPWASSSARDGVTALLERTLTRCAAAGMLRVDVRVAATMLLAANVGLALDGMSANRQDDSDEVADALRDAVLGAVLVQPPSPGRGDVDAASRHQLRARLEAGRSSPLLPEESALMRVWLDRLDHHADHADHDQDGSE, from the coding sequence ATGGCTCGATCTGATGAAGCACTCCGGAGCGCGCTGCTCCGCGCGGCAGAGGAGCAGCTCGTCGCAGCTCCCGACGGCGACATCGCCACCCGTGCTGTATGCGAAGCAGTCGGCGTCACCCAGCCCGTGCTCTACCGCGTCTTCGGCGACAAGCGTGGGCTGCTCGACGCCCTCGCCGACGTAGGTCTCGAGCGGTACGCGGCCAGGAAGGCCGAGCTCGAGGTGTCCGACGACCCGTCGGCGGACCTGCGACGCGGCTGGGACGACCACCTCGCATTCGCGCGCGAGCACGCCGCGCTCTACCGACTGATGTTCGCTCCTCGGCCGTGGGCCAGCAGTTCGGCGCGCGACGGCGTGACCGCGCTCCTCGAGCGGACGCTCACCCGCTGTGCAGCCGCCGGCATGCTCCGTGTCGACGTCAGGGTCGCGGCGACGATGCTGCTCGCCGCGAACGTCGGGCTCGCACTGGATGGGATGAGCGCCAACCGCCAGGACGACTCCGACGAGGTCGCCGACGCGCTCCGGGACGCGGTCCTCGGCGCCGTCCTCGTGCAGCCGCCCAGCCCGGGACGCGGTGACGTCGACGCGGCCTCCCGTCATCAGCTCCGCGCGCGACTCGAAGCAGGCAGATCGAGCCCGCTGCTCCCGGAGGAGTCGGCACTCATGCGGGTGTGGCTCGACCGACTCGACCACCACGCCGACCACGCCGACCACGACCAAGACGGCTCCGAATGA
- a CDS encoding VanZ family protein, with translation MISTFLIEHAPLVRAAFWVALAAAAVLAWLLHRLRLRGILLGLSGVSLVAVLVLTLLPDGTRPGGVTCTVQFSVPFQGLETLANVALLLPLVLFLGTATNRPLTVLAGAVALSVAIEVVQALAPALGRRCDTNDWFMNTVGALLGAGIALAVCAIDRRRAVAVSG, from the coding sequence ATGATCTCCACGTTCCTCATCGAACACGCACCCCTGGTCCGAGCGGCATTCTGGGTGGCGCTCGCCGCCGCCGCCGTCCTCGCCTGGTTGCTCCACCGCCTGCGGCTCCGCGGCATCCTGCTGGGCCTGTCCGGGGTGTCGCTCGTCGCGGTGCTCGTGCTCACTCTGCTCCCCGACGGCACGCGCCCGGGCGGCGTCACCTGCACCGTGCAGTTCTCCGTCCCGTTCCAGGGCCTCGAGACGCTCGCCAACGTCGCACTCCTGCTGCCGCTCGTGCTCTTCCTCGGAACCGCGACGAATCGACCGCTCACGGTCCTTGCCGGCGCGGTGGCGCTCTCCGTCGCCATCGAGGTCGTACAGGCCCTCGCGCCGGCACTCGGTCGTCGGTGCGACACGAACGACTGGTTCATGAACACGGTGGGAGCGCTCCTGGGTGCGGGGATCGCGCTTGCTGTCTGCGCGATCGACCGACGGCGGGCTGTCGCGGTCTCAGGCTGA
- a CDS encoding TetR/AcrR family transcriptional regulator: MAPQARSYHHGSLREELVRAGRALLIEEGQQAVTVRELARRVGVSHGAPLRHFRDRDAVLDAIAADGFDELHRHLEAARQAGTLERRLTEYIRAHAQFAQHNGPLMQLMFASTDDGTTAERDPGAQSSAERFFALGAELLGERSPESMGPMPFLVAATTEGISALTATGRLPEDRVDEVVVAAVRALLPQIEQQLGVTAHEPVTAPDA; this comes from the coding sequence ATGGCACCGCAAGCTCGCTCCTATCACCACGGGTCGCTGCGTGAGGAGCTCGTGCGAGCGGGGCGCGCGCTCCTGATCGAGGAGGGCCAGCAGGCGGTGACGGTGCGGGAGCTCGCGCGCCGCGTCGGTGTCAGCCATGGTGCGCCGCTCCGTCATTTCCGTGACCGGGACGCCGTCCTCGACGCGATCGCCGCGGACGGTTTCGACGAGCTGCATCGCCATCTCGAGGCCGCGCGGCAAGCGGGCACCCTCGAGCGTCGGCTCACGGAGTACATCCGCGCTCATGCTCAATTCGCGCAGCACAACGGCCCCCTGATGCAGCTGATGTTCGCGTCGACCGACGACGGCACGACTGCGGAGCGCGACCCCGGGGCCCAGTCTTCGGCCGAGCGCTTCTTCGCTTTGGGCGCGGAGTTGCTCGGGGAGCGCAGTCCGGAGTCGATGGGCCCGATGCCGTTCCTGGTTGCGGCGACGACAGAAGGCATCAGTGCCTTGACGGCCACCGGCCGGCTCCCTGAGGATCGCGTGGACGAAGTCGTCGTCGCGGCGGTGCGGGCACTCCTGCCGCAGATCGAGCAGCAGCTCGGCGTGACCGCCCACGAACCGGTCACCGCCCCGGACGCGTGA
- a CDS encoding SDR family NAD(P)-dependent oxidoreductase: MGDTRAGQAPTNETVIITGGTSGIGRATAVALAESGSRIILAVRNQEKGQAVAVTLPGTLGTHRVLPLDLARLETVRDFADCIDEPIAILVNNAGVESKDLQRTADGHELQFGTNHLGHFLLTTLLLPHITDRVVTVASQAERMARLDLDDLDWHRRPYQASRAYADSKLANLLFTSELDRRLRTSGSRVRALAAHPGLVKTAIYDRPAGQRPNLWDRLVPILGQEPEDGALPSLLAASADLRGGTFVGPRRMMHMRGGAEVISQSKQARNPETAARLWSISERMTAAGTRP, from the coding sequence ATGGGCGACACCAGAGCAGGCCAGGCACCGACCAACGAGACCGTCATCATCACCGGCGGCACCAGCGGCATCGGCCGAGCGACCGCGGTCGCCCTGGCCGAGTCCGGTTCACGCATCATCCTCGCTGTCCGGAACCAGGAGAAGGGGCAGGCCGTGGCAGTGACCCTCCCCGGCACTCTGGGAACGCACCGCGTCCTGCCGCTCGACCTCGCGCGGCTTGAGACGGTGCGTGACTTCGCAGACTGCATCGACGAACCGATCGCCATCCTCGTCAACAACGCCGGCGTCGAATCGAAGGACCTCCAACGGACGGCCGACGGTCACGAGCTCCAGTTCGGCACGAACCACCTGGGGCATTTCCTCCTGACGACACTGCTCCTACCGCACATCACCGACCGCGTCGTCACCGTCGCCTCCCAGGCGGAACGGATGGCTCGTCTCGACCTCGACGACCTCGATTGGCACCGACGCCCGTACCAGGCGAGCCGGGCGTACGCGGACTCCAAGCTCGCCAACCTGCTCTTCACGTCGGAGCTGGACCGGCGGCTGCGGACGTCGGGCTCTCGAGTGCGGGCGCTGGCCGCTCACCCGGGGTTGGTCAAGACAGCCATCTACGACCGGCCGGCCGGTCAGCGCCCCAACCTCTGGGATCGGCTCGTCCCGATCCTGGGGCAGGAGCCGGAAGACGGTGCGCTGCCGTCGCTGCTCGCCGCCTCAGCCGACCTCCGCGGCGGCACCTTTGTCGGACCCCGGCGGATGATGCACATGCGAGGCGGGGCTGAGGTGATCAGCCAGTCCAAGCAGGCACGGAACCCGGAGACAGCAGCGAGACTCTGGTCGATCTCCGAGCGGATGACGGCAGCGGGCACCCGCCCGTGA
- a CDS encoding VOC family protein: MPVTGPDFVSLQVRDLDASQAFYERYLGLVRSPAGPPHAVVFTTTPIAFALRDVVPGTDLDAADQPGVGVALWLHGTEVQAMHDALLADGHRIVASPIDGPFGRTFTFADLDGYHVTVHDRA, encoded by the coding sequence ATGCCCGTCACCGGCCCCGACTTCGTCTCCCTGCAGGTCCGCGACCTCGACGCCTCACAGGCGTTCTACGAGCGGTACCTCGGCCTGGTCCGCTCACCCGCCGGGCCCCCGCACGCCGTCGTCTTCACCACGACGCCGATCGCCTTCGCGCTGCGGGACGTCGTCCCCGGCACCGACCTCGACGCCGCCGACCAGCCCGGTGTCGGCGTCGCGCTCTGGCTGCACGGCACCGAGGTGCAGGCGATGCACGACGCCCTGCTGGCCGACGGGCACCGCATCGTCGCGAGCCCGATCGACGGGCCGTTCGGGCGGACGTTCACGTTCGCCGACCTGGATGGGTACCACGTGACGGTGCACGACCGGGCGTGA
- a CDS encoding MarR family transcriptional regulator: MSQDGPGVDLPTSIGYLLKETATALRTAMEAVLRPLGMTVTHYSCLELLSQRPGSSNSELARGTFVTRQSMNVLLQTLERDGVVTRPSEARSGRVMPAQLTERGRRDLAAATAAVRGVEDRMLSDLGEDDRAAARRLLQSMVRSLRSADQTQAAADDAG, translated from the coding sequence ATGAGTCAAGACGGACCGGGCGTCGACCTGCCGACCTCGATCGGCTACCTGCTCAAGGAGACCGCGACCGCACTCCGCACCGCGATGGAGGCCGTGCTCCGCCCGCTCGGCATGACGGTGACGCACTACTCGTGCCTGGAACTGCTGTCGCAGCGTCCGGGTTCGTCGAACTCCGAGCTCGCCCGCGGCACCTTCGTGACGCGGCAGTCGATGAACGTGCTCCTGCAGACCCTGGAGCGGGACGGCGTCGTCACCCGCCCGTCGGAGGCCCGCTCCGGCCGGGTGATGCCGGCGCAGCTCACCGAGCGCGGACGTCGCGACCTCGCCGCAGCGACGGCGGCGGTCCGCGGCGTCGAGGACCGGATGCTCAGTGACCTCGGCGAGGACGACCGAGCGGCCGCCCGGCGCCTCCTGCAGAGCATGGTCCGGTCGCTCCGCAGCGCGGACCAGACCCAGGCAGCCGCCGACGACGCGGGCTGA